TTCTTGATGTAGTCGGCGTGCCCCGGACAGTCCACATGGGCATAGTGGCGCTTGTCCGTCTCATACTCCACGTGCGCCAGGGCGATGGTGATGCCCCGCTCTTTCTCCTCCGGCGCCTTGTCGATCTGATCAAAGGGGACATACGCCGCCTTCCCCTTCTTGGCCAGATGCTTGGTGATGGCCGCCGTCAACGTCGTCTTGCCATGGTCGATGTGCCCAATCGTCCCCACATTCACGTGCGGCTTGGTGCGCTCAAACTTCTTCTTGGCCATGAAAGATCCTCCAGGTTGTCCGGGTCAGGCGTGGGCCTGGCGCCGTCCCAATATCTCTTCCGCCAGGTTTGCAGAAACCGGCTCGTAATGATCAAACTGCATGGTGAAGGTGGCCCGGCCCTGGGTGGCGCTCCTCAGCACCGTGGCGTAGCCGAACATGGTGGCCAGGGGCACCATGGCGGAGATCACCTGGGTGTTGCCCCGGCTCTCCATGCCGGTGATGCGGCCCCGGCGGGCGTTGAGCTCACCCATGACCTCGCCCACGAACTCCTCCGGGGTCACCACCTCCAGGGCCATGATGGGCTCCAGGAGCACCGGCCGGGCTTTCAGCGCCGCCTCCTTGAAGGCCATGGAGCCGGCGATCTGGAAGGCCCGCTCCGAGGAGTCCACTTCGTGGTAGGAGCCGTCCACCAGGCGCACCACAATATCCACCATGGGATAGCCCAAAACGCCGGTGGCCGCCGCCTCCCTGACACCCTTTTCCACCGCCGGGATGAACTCCTTGGGGATGACGCCGCCCACGATCTTGTTTTCGAAGACCACGTCGCTCCCCGCGGGCAGAGGCTCCACCTCCAGCCAGACATGCCCGTACTGGCCCCGGCCGCCGCTTTGGCGCACGAAGCGGCCTTCGGCCCGGGCAAACTCGGTGACCGTTTCCCGGTAGGAGACCTGGGGGCGGCCCACCCGGGCATCCACCTTGAACTCTCGGGTGAGGCGGTCCACGATGATCTCCAGGTGCAGCTCGCCCATGCCGGAGATCAGGGTCTCGCCGGTGTCCGGGTCGGTCTTCACCCTAAAGGAGGGGTCCTCGGCGGCGATCTTGGCCAAGGCCAGCCCCAATTTATCCTGGTCCGCCTTGGTCTTGGGCTCGATGGCGATGTCGATCACCGGCTGGGGGATGTAGAGGGCCTCCAGGGTGATGGGCCGCCGCTCGTCGCACAGGGTGTCGCCGGTGGTGGTGTTCTTGAGGCCCACCGCGGCCACAATGTCCCCGGCGTAAGCCGCGTCGATCTCCTCCCGCTTGTTGGCGTGCATCTTCAAGAGCCGGCCGATGCGCTCCTTCACCCCCTTGGTGGCGTTCAGCACCGCACTGCCCGAGGTGAGCACCCCGGAATAGATGCGCAGGAAGGTGAGCTGGCCCACATAGGGGTCGGAGAGGAGCTTGAAGGCCAGGGCCGCCAAGGGCTCATCGTCCCCAGGCAGACGCTCCGCCACCTCGCCTTTGGGATTGAGGCCCTTGACCGGGGGCTTGTCCAGGGGCGAGGGGAGGTAGTCCACCACCGCATCCAGGAGCGGCTGCACGCCTTTGTTTTTGAAGGCGGAACCCAAAAGCACCGGCACCAGGTGCAGCTCCACGGTGGCCCGGCGCAACACCTCCTTGATTTTGGCCTCGGAGACCGGCTCATCGGAGAGATACGCCTCCATGAGCTCGTCGTCGTACTCCGCCAGGGCCTCCAGCAACCGGTTGCGCCATTCCTTGGCCTCGGCGGCCAGGGCGGCGGGAATGTCGCTCACCTCCACCTTGAGTCCCAGGCTGGCCTCATCGAAGACGTAGGCCTTCTGGGTGATGAGGTCCACCACCCCTTTGAAGGCCGCCTCCTCGCCCAGGGGAAGCTGCAGGAGCACCGGCTTGGCGTTGAGGCGCTCCACCATCATCTTCAGGCAGCGGCGGAAATCGGCCCCCACCCGGTCCATCTTGTTGATGAAGGCAAGCCGCGGCACGCCGTAGCGGTCCGCCTGGCGCCAGACGGTTTCGGATTGGGGCTCCACGCCGGCCACGGCGTCAAAGACCGCCACCACCCCGTCCAGGACGCGCAAGGAGCGCTCCACCTCGATGGTGAAGTCCACGTGGCCCGGCGTGTCGATGATGTTGATGCGATGGTCCCGCCAGAAGCAGGTGGTGGCGGCGGAGGTGATGGTGATGCCCCGCTCCTGCTCCTGGACCATCCAGTCCATGGTGGCCTGGCCGTCGTGCACCTCTCCCAGACGGTGGGTCACTCCGGTGTAAAAGAGGACCCGCTCCGTGGTGGTGGTCTTCCCGGCGTCGATATGGGCCATGAAACCGATGTTCCTGACCCGGCTAAGTGGGGTGGTTCTGGGCACTTTTCCTTACCAGCGATAGTGGGCGAAGGCCTTGTTGGCCTCGGCCATCTTATGCGTATCTTCCCGTTTTTTGATGGCGCCGCCCTTGTTTTGGGCCGCGTCTAAAAATTCTCCGGCCAGTTTGGCCTCCATGGATTTCTCCCCCCGGGCCTTGGCGTAGCTGATGAGCCAGCGGATGGCCAGGGAGATGCGCCGGTCCTGACGGACCTCCACCGGCACCTGATAGGTGGCGCCGCCCACCCGCCGGGACTTCACCTCGATCAAGGGCTTGACGTTGTCCATGGCTTGGTGGAAGAGCTTCAAGGGGTCTTCCTTGGTGCGCTGGGCCATGATGTCCAGGGCATTGTAAAAAATGCGCTGGGCCACGGACTTCTTGCCCCGCCGCATGAGGCCGTTGATGAAGCGGCTCACCAGCGGATCATTGTATTTCAGGTCTGGGGGGATGGGTCGTTTGACCACTCCGCCTTTTCTCGGCATCGCCTGACTCCCTGGGGGATGTCTCGGGGGAGTGGGCCTTAAGGGCGATGGCGCCGGGCGCCCCCCTTCAGGCCCCCCTCCCCCCTTAATATCACTTGGGCCGCTTGGCCCCGTATTTGGACCGGCCCCGGCGGCGGTCCTGGACCCCGGAGGCGTCCAGGGTGCCCCGGATGACGTGGTAGCGCACCCCGGGCAGGTCCTTGACCCGGCCGCCCCGGATAAGCACCACCGAGTGCTCCTGCAGGTTGTGCCCCACCCCCGGAATGTAGGTGGTCACCTCAATGCCGTTGGTGAGGCGCACCCGGGCCACCTTGCGCAAAGCCGAATTGGGCTTTTTGGGCGTGGTGGTATAGACCCGGACACACACCCCCCGCTTCTGGGGGCAGCTCTGCAGGGCCGGGGAGGCCGTGCGGCTCTTGATTTTCTGGCGGCCCTTGCGGACCAGTTGGTTGATGGTCGGCATCGTCTCTCCTGCTCGCGGCACAAAACCTAGTATGTGTAAAGGTTTTGTAAGACTTTGTCAAGCCCCTTCTTCCCGGGGGGTGAGCTCCTCGGCGGCGGCCACCGGCGGCAGCGCCTCCGGCGTGGGCAGAGAGGGCTCCTCCTCCGGCAGGGCCGGCGGGCTCTCCTCGCCGGGGATGGCGATGGTCAGCTCCCGATAGACCGGCAGGCCGGTGCCCGCGGGGATGAGGCGCCCCATGATGACGTTTTCCTTGAGACCCCTTAAATAATCCACCTTGCCCTGCACCGAGGCGTCGGCCAGCACCTTGGTGGTCTCCTGGAAGGAGGCGGCGGAGATCCAGCTGTCGGTGGTCAGGGAGGCCTTGGTGATGCCCAACAGCAGGGGCTCCGCAGTGGCGGGGCGCTTGCCCTCGGCCATCACCTTTTCGTTTTTCTCCTCAAAGACCCACTTCTCCACCTGCTCCCCGATGAGGAAGTCGGTGTCGCCGGGGTCCACCACCTTCACCCTTCTCAGCATCTGGCGGACGATGACCTCGATGTGCTTGTCGTTGATCTTGACGCCCTGGAGGCGGTAGACCTCCTGCACCTCGTCCACCAGGTAGCGGGCCAGGTCCTTGAGGCCCCGGATGTTCAGGATGTCATGGGGATTGGCGGAGCCGTCCATCAGGGGGTCGCCGGCCTTGACGTAATCCCCTTCCTGCACCGCCACGTGCTTGCCCTTGGGGATGAGATACTCCTTGGGCTTGCCCACCTCGGGGGTGACGATGATCTTGCGCTTGCCCTTGATGTGCTTGCCGAAGGACACCACCCCGGAGATCTCGCTGATGATGGCGGTCTCCTTGGGCTTGCGCACCTCGAAGAGCTCCGCCACCCGGGGCAGGCCGCCGGTGATGTCCTTGGTCTTCATGGTCTCCCGGGGGATCTTGGCGATGACGTCGCCG
This DNA window, taken from Desulfobaccales bacterium, encodes the following:
- the fusA gene encoding elongation factor G; protein product: MPRTTPLSRVRNIGFMAHIDAGKTTTTERVLFYTGVTHRLGEVHDGQATMDWMVQEQERGITITSAATTCFWRDHRINIIDTPGHVDFTIEVERSLRVLDGVVAVFDAVAGVEPQSETVWRQADRYGVPRLAFINKMDRVGADFRRCLKMMVERLNAKPVLLQLPLGEEAAFKGVVDLITQKAYVFDEASLGLKVEVSDIPAALAAEAKEWRNRLLEALAEYDDELMEAYLSDEPVSEAKIKEVLRRATVELHLVPVLLGSAFKNKGVQPLLDAVVDYLPSPLDKPPVKGLNPKGEVAERLPGDDEPLAALAFKLLSDPYVGQLTFLRIYSGVLTSGSAVLNATKGVKERIGRLLKMHANKREEIDAAYAGDIVAAVGLKNTTTGDTLCDERRPITLEALYIPQPVIDIAIEPKTKADQDKLGLALAKIAAEDPSFRVKTDPDTGETLISGMGELHLEIIVDRLTREFKVDARVGRPQVSYRETVTEFARAEGRFVRQSGGRGQYGHVWLEVEPLPAGSDVVFENKIVGGVIPKEFIPAVEKGVREAAATGVLGYPMVDIVVRLVDGSYHEVDSSERAFQIAGSMAFKEAALKARPVLLEPIMALEVVTPEEFVGEVMGELNARRGRITGMESRGNTQVISAMVPLATMFGYATVLRSATQGRATFTMQFDHYEPVSANLAEEILGRRQAHA
- the rpsG gene encoding 30S ribosomal protein S7 encodes the protein MPRKGGVVKRPIPPDLKYNDPLVSRFINGLMRRGKKSVAQRIFYNALDIMAQRTKEDPLKLFHQAMDNVKPLIEVKSRRVGGATYQVPVEVRQDRRISLAIRWLISYAKARGEKSMEAKLAGEFLDAAQNKGGAIKKREDTHKMAEANKAFAHYRW
- the rpsL gene encoding 30S ribosomal protein S12, with translation MPTINQLVRKGRQKIKSRTASPALQSCPQKRGVCVRVYTTTPKKPNSALRKVARVRLTNGIEVTTYIPGVGHNLQEHSVVLIRGGRVKDLPGVRYHVIRGTLDASGVQDRRRGRSKYGAKRPK